A genomic window from Deltaproteobacteria bacterium includes:
- a CDS encoding NAD(P)/FAD-dependent oxidoreductase codes for MRNQFDAIIIGGGHNGLTSAAYLAKAGKKVLVLERRHLLGGAAVTEELYPGFKYSVCSYVVSLLRPEVIRDLELPKYDLEIIPLDSTFTPMPDGDYLFRCGDHARTRREIARHSTTDAEAYEQYGQLMVQMAMAVKPLLGMIPPEPTTWKPKDLFGLATVGNHFRGLGEKLLYDLTKLMTMSSADFLDEWFDTDVLKATMSASGIIGTFMGPRSPGTAYVLLHHYMGELDGAFRSWGFARGGTGSISRVIAEAARHHGAEIRTEAAVDQVLIKKGKAHGVVLQSGEEIQAKVIVSSVDPKRTFLKMIDSQHLDAGFTKQVQNFKIRGSSAKVNLSLDALPNFTAMPGNGPHLAGAISISPSLDYIERAYDDAKYGDFSRRPYMDIILPSMLDPSMAPPGKHVMSIFVQYAPYHLKSGTWPEKRDALGDAVIDTLSEYAPNMKDIILHRQVVTPWDLEQEFGLTEGNIFQGELTLDQLFFLRPVAGWAKYRTPIKNLYMCGACTHPGGGVMAASGRLAALEILKDSQRSFR; via the coding sequence ATGCGAAACCAATTTGACGCGATCATCATCGGCGGCGGCCACAACGGTCTGACCAGCGCCGCCTATTTGGCCAAAGCCGGCAAGAAAGTCCTCGTCCTCGAACGGCGCCACCTGCTCGGCGGCGCGGCGGTGACCGAAGAACTCTATCCCGGATTTAAATATTCGGTCTGTTCCTATGTCGTGAGCTTGCTCCGCCCCGAAGTCATCCGCGATCTCGAACTGCCGAAATACGATCTCGAAATCATTCCCTTGGACAGCACCTTCACGCCGATGCCCGACGGGGATTATCTTTTCCGCTGCGGCGACCACGCCCGCACCCGGCGCGAGATCGCGCGCCACTCGACCACCGATGCCGAGGCCTACGAACAATACGGCCAGCTGATGGTGCAGATGGCGATGGCGGTAAAGCCCCTGCTCGGCATGATTCCGCCGGAACCGACGACCTGGAAGCCAAAAGATCTTTTCGGCCTGGCCACGGTGGGCAACCATTTTCGCGGCCTGGGTGAAAAACTGTTGTACGATCTCACCAAACTCATGACCATGAGCTCGGCGGACTTTCTCGACGAATGGTTCGACACCGACGTACTCAAAGCGACCATGTCGGCGAGCGGCATCATCGGCACCTTCATGGGACCGCGCTCGCCCGGCACGGCGTACGTGCTGCTGCATCACTACATGGGCGAGCTCGACGGCGCGTTTCGCTCGTGGGGTTTCGCCCGCGGCGGCACCGGATCGATCAGCCGAGTGATCGCCGAGGCGGCGCGCCACCACGGCGCGGAGATCAGAACCGAAGCCGCGGTCGATCAAGTGTTGATCAAGAAGGGCAAAGCCCACGGCGTTGTTCTGCAATCGGGCGAGGAAATCCAAGCCAAAGTCATCGTCTCCAGCGTCGATCCCAAGCGGACGTTTTTGAAAATGATCGACAGCCAGCACCTCGATGCGGGATTTACCAAGCAGGTGCAAAATTTCAAAATCCGCGGCTCGTCGGCAAAAGTTAATTTATCCCTCGACGCGCTGCCCAATTTCACCGCCATGCCCGGCAACGGCCCGCATCTCGCCGGCGCGATTTCCATCAGCCCGAGCCTGGACTACATCGAGCGCGCCTACGACGATGCCAAGTACGGCGATTTTTCGCGCCGGCCCTACATGGACATCATTTTGCCGTCGATGCTCGATCCATCCATGGCGCCGCCGGGAAAACATGTGATGTCGATCTTCGTGCAGTACGCGCCGTATCATTTAAAATCTGGCACCTGGCCGGAAAAACGCGACGCGCTGGGCGACGCCGTCATCGATACCTTGAGCGAATACGCGCCGAATATGAAAGATATTATTTTGCACCGCCAAGTGGTCACGCCGTGGGATCTGGAGCAAGAATTCGGCTTGACCGAAGGAAATATTTTTCAGGGCGAGCTCACCCTCGACCAATTATTTTTCTTGCGTCCAGTAGCCGGCTGGGCGAAATATCGCACGCCGATAAAAAATCTCTACATGTGCGGCGCCTGCACCCATCCGGGCGGCGGCGTCATGGCGGCGTCGGGAAGATTGGCAGCGCTGGAAATTCTCAAAGACAGCCAAAGGAGTTTTCGCTAA